A genomic segment from Pseudosulfitobacter sp. DSM 107133 encodes:
- a CDS encoding flagellar hook-length control protein FliK: MIQIDSSTQSRRDPTEVCNPENSFSAAFELLSDAKNGSSVDTPATVEDGDGPGLDTDIPHDSDVLESSEPGASEAPDDTATTNSVPEDPPEMTGSPAIEGQPTHRHKPQNGQEPVHISAAQLSLGVQMAVDIGAMAPVAASAPSLRTRPPAQAGAPLESDVPLPAKAAEVRAKSAATLAPPVSDQNSRPSAGGVSVAAATSDNGRATLAPVEGRSVQGAPQSLPSAMSQVVTTTKSGVAQSPSPTVKSGVWPVPAQTPTPSSPKPKQNAAAFPALAPARDSATTSPPDRIAASPEPTAIYRRTHADEHASGASTTPRGSAPDAARSDAPPMTFANPSAMLPEPEQNATALPTQESAGDRATAEPRGRFSARPEPTAIFRRAQTNGHKPDAAALLQSNRSDAPAQTPALTHAPAAKPLVVEMAGTYPSAPPPLVTASQALAQEATTANSPPTQAAQSASSAVTPPFEVTISSQSQAVPRLLSEQSAALGDKTVNISATALTAKMPSEQVPSADTRSQTSKPVTDPPVPASDAVAQRPSGADRLIALTSNPRKSFGILASFDTGSVPQTGSRAGTLTDLESAPPHTVDTAASPVRNTVSQSPTDKAPPLSLETLPSKGSIDPVFSQSEPDSFMVESRTTSVSPAASHIAPTIASSQHLHTTVARQIADALKNGADRPIELTLSPAELGRVRMSLSATDTGVSLVIHADRPETLDLMRRNITELDREFVDMGYAEISFSFSGGDGAEDHRDERRPDQSDQAVIDIPTVTPPPETHQDVALSPSSAMDIRI; this comes from the coding sequence TTGATCCAGATTGACTCGTCCACTCAATCGCGCCGCGATCCGACTGAGGTCTGTAATCCTGAAAACAGCTTTTCTGCTGCTTTTGAATTGCTGAGCGATGCCAAGAATGGCAGCAGCGTTGACACGCCGGCCACTGTTGAAGATGGCGACGGGCCCGGTTTAGACACTGATATACCGCACGACAGCGACGTTTTGGAAAGCTCTGAACCAGGGGCAAGCGAGGCCCCTGATGATACGGCCACAACCAACTCCGTACCCGAAGATCCGCCGGAGATGACAGGATCACCAGCGATTGAGGGCCAGCCAACCCATCGTCATAAGCCCCAGAATGGACAGGAACCTGTTCATATCTCTGCGGCACAGCTAAGCCTTGGCGTGCAGATGGCTGTGGATATTGGCGCGATGGCGCCTGTTGCGGCGTCCGCGCCGTCTCTCCGCACACGCCCCCCCGCACAAGCTGGGGCGCCTTTGGAATCCGACGTACCCCTTCCGGCAAAGGCGGCAGAGGTGCGCGCGAAATCCGCGGCAACATTGGCACCGCCTGTGTCGGATCAAAACTCTCGGCCTTCAGCAGGTGGCGTTTCTGTTGCAGCCGCTACATCTGATAACGGGCGGGCAACGCTTGCCCCGGTTGAGGGACGTTCAGTGCAGGGCGCGCCGCAGTCACTGCCTTCTGCGATGTCGCAGGTCGTGACCACAACGAAGAGTGGCGTCGCGCAATCACCTTCTCCAACGGTCAAATCAGGCGTCTGGCCTGTTCCTGCGCAAACCCCGACGCCATCATCGCCCAAACCAAAGCAGAATGCGGCAGCATTCCCAGCTTTGGCACCCGCCCGTGACAGTGCGACAACAAGTCCGCCAGACCGTATTGCAGCCTCACCTGAACCGACAGCGATCTACCGTCGAACCCACGCTGACGAACATGCCTCCGGTGCATCAACGACTCCCCGGGGCAGCGCACCCGACGCGGCAAGATCAGACGCCCCGCCTATGACCTTCGCAAACCCGTCGGCAATGCTGCCCGAGCCAGAGCAGAATGCGACAGCCTTGCCTACTCAGGAATCCGCTGGTGACAGAGCGACAGCAGAACCTCGTGGTCGTTTCTCTGCCCGACCTGAACCGACAGCCATTTTCCGGCGGGCGCAGACGAACGGGCACAAGCCTGATGCAGCGGCACTTCTTCAAAGCAACAGATCCGATGCGCCCGCCCAGACGCCCGCATTAACACATGCGCCTGCCGCAAAACCGCTTGTCGTGGAAATGGCCGGTACATATCCATCCGCCCCACCGCCTCTTGTCACCGCCTCCCAGGCGCTTGCGCAAGAGGCCACGACCGCCAACAGCCCGCCAACGCAGGCAGCACAATCCGCATCATCTGCTGTGACGCCACCCTTTGAGGTCACCATCTCTTCACAATCCCAGGCGGTCCCGCGCCTGCTATCTGAACAAAGCGCGGCCTTGGGCGACAAAACTGTAAATATTTCCGCTACGGCACTGACCGCAAAAATGCCATCCGAACAGGTGCCATCTGCAGATACCAGATCTCAGACATCAAAACCGGTAACTGACCCGCCTGTGCCGGCGTCTGATGCCGTCGCGCAGCGCCCGTCCGGTGCAGACCGTTTGATTGCCCTAACGTCCAACCCGCGAAAATCTTTCGGTATCCTGGCGTCGTTCGACACTGGCTCCGTCCCGCAAACGGGTTCTCGGGCCGGAACTTTGACAGACCTGGAATCCGCGCCGCCACATACAGTTGACACCGCAGCGTCACCCGTTCGCAACACTGTCTCGCAGTCGCCAACAGACAAGGCACCGCCCCTGAGCCTCGAAACGCTTCCCTCCAAGGGGTCGATTGATCCGGTTTTTTCACAGTCTGAACCGGACTCCTTCATGGTCGAAAGTCGCACGACATCTGTGTCACCTGCAGCCTCACACATCGCACCAACGATCGCGTCGTCGCAGCACTTGCACACCACTGTCGCCCGACAAATTGCCGATGCTTTAAAAAATGGCGCCGACCGACCAATCGAGCTGACACTTAGCCCCGCCGAGCTTGGGCGTGTGCGGATGTCACTTTCAGCAACAGACACCGGTGTCTCGCTTGTCATTCACGCGGATCGCCCTGAAACCTTAGACCTGATGCGGCGCAACATTACAGAACTGGACCGCGAGTTTGTCGACATGGGTTATGCGGAAATCTCGTTTTCATTCTCGGGCGGCGACGGTGCGGAAGATCACCGCGATGAGCGCAGGCCCGATCAAAGCGATCAAGCTGTCATCGACATCCCGACTGTCACGCCCCCGCCAGAGACGCATCAAGATGTTGCGCTGTCACCCAGTTCAGCAATGGATATCAGAATCTAA
- a CDS encoding flagellar hook capping FlgD N-terminal domain-containing protein, whose protein sequence is MTISPVAAQTQLQSNTSSVSDKAASLISSDFETFLQMMTTQARYQDPLEPMDSSEYAAQLAQFSMVEQQVQTNELLRTLGAGGAAHNNVAALSGWIGMEALSPAPAHFDGTPVTIAPNPLSAADSAFLVVYGPDGAEIDRQQIPISPESTQWDGIAGVDGSTFPTGNYTFEIESYDGETLLLAERAQTYGRVTEARIEKGQTVLILKGSLAVLADNVTGLREPV, encoded by the coding sequence ATGACCATTTCCCCCGTCGCCGCACAAACGCAACTACAGTCAAACACCAGTTCCGTTTCGGACAAGGCTGCATCGCTGATTTCCTCTGACTTTGAGACTTTTCTTCAGATGATGACCACGCAGGCCCGCTATCAGGACCCGCTGGAACCGATGGACAGTTCGGAATATGCGGCGCAACTGGCTCAGTTTTCGATGGTTGAACAGCAGGTGCAGACCAACGAATTGCTGCGCACCCTTGGTGCGGGGGGGGCTGCGCATAACAACGTCGCCGCTTTGTCTGGCTGGATCGGCATGGAGGCCCTGTCTCCTGCCCCCGCGCATTTTGACGGTACCCCCGTCACCATTGCACCCAATCCGCTGAGCGCGGCGGATTCGGCATTTTTGGTCGTCTACGGCCCTGATGGGGCCGAAATTGACCGCCAACAAATTCCGATTTCACCTGAATCCACCCAGTGGGACGGTATCGCCGGTGTGGACGGATCGACGTTTCCAACTGGCAATTACACATTCGAGATCGAAAGCTACGACGGCGAAACGCTGTTGCTGGCCGAACGCGCCCAAACCTATGGGCGGGTGACCGAAGCGCGTATCGAAAAGGGGCAAACGGTCCTGATCCTAAAGGGCAGTCTTGCCGTTCTGGCGGACAACGTAACCGGTTTGCGCGAACCGGTTTAG
- a CDS encoding FAD-binding oxidoreductase, with amino-acid sequence MKRIYSDYAYGNGPRNGCWWDETCGLPEFPALETDVTCDVAIVGGGYTGLSAALHLAQAGVDVVVLEAEYVGWGASGRNGGFCCLGGARVDDEGLDRRFGREGRLQYRKAERDAIALVAQITENYGIEVERHSHGETELAHRPKDMDDLRRAAQAVAENHGVDCDIIAKDDLASHGLAGPFHGALTIPIGFGLNPRKYIAGLAAAVRDAGVRIYDKTLVQRLDKGLKWTLSAGHKVTADQVVIATNGYSADDLPAWLAGRYMPSQSNVIVTRPLSAQEQADAGWTSDQACYDTRNLLHYFRKMPDGRFLFGMRGGLTSNPAAEARARRRVRHDFETMFPAWGHVESAHCWSGMVCIARDMMPFAGAVPGQPGMFASLCYHGNGVAMGSYAGKLMAGLIMGQGDVPVAMAQPLSRFPLGRFRRAVMPAAYAGFMLADL; translated from the coding sequence ATGAAACGCATTTATTCTGATTATGCCTATGGCAATGGTCCGCGTAACGGGTGTTGGTGGGATGAAACCTGCGGCTTGCCGGAATTCCCTGCATTAGAGACTGATGTGACATGCGACGTTGCCATCGTCGGCGGCGGCTATACCGGCCTGTCGGCAGCGCTGCATCTGGCGCAAGCAGGCGTCGATGTTGTGGTGCTTGAGGCGGAATACGTCGGCTGGGGTGCCTCTGGTCGCAATGGGGGCTTTTGTTGTCTGGGGGGCGCGCGGGTCGACGACGAGGGTCTGGACCGCCGCTTTGGCCGCGAGGGGCGGTTGCAGTATCGCAAGGCCGAACGCGATGCGATTGCACTGGTCGCGCAGATCACGGAAAACTACGGCATCGAGGTTGAGCGCCATTCGCACGGCGAAACCGAACTGGCACACCGGCCCAAGGACATGGACGATCTGCGGCGCGCTGCTCAGGCGGTGGCCGAGAACCACGGCGTCGACTGCGATATCATAGCCAAGGACGATCTTGCCAGTCACGGCCTGGCCGGTCCGTTCCACGGGGCGCTGACCATCCCCATCGGCTTTGGTCTGAACCCGCGCAAATACATTGCCGGTCTTGCCGCAGCCGTGCGGGATGCAGGGGTGCGCATTTATGACAAGACCCTTGTACAGAGACTGGATAAGGGTCTGAAATGGACTTTGAGTGCAGGCCATAAAGTCACGGCAGATCAGGTGGTGATCGCTACCAACGGCTATTCCGCCGATGATCTGCCCGCGTGGCTGGCGGGGCGCTACATGCCCAGTCAGTCGAACGTGATCGTCACCCGCCCGCTAAGTGCGCAAGAACAGGCCGACGCTGGATGGACCAGCGATCAGGCCTGTTATGACACGCGCAACCTGCTGCACTATTTCCGCAAGATGCCCGATGGACGGTTCCTGTTCGGAATGCGCGGCGGGCTGACATCGAACCCCGCTGCCGAAGCCCGCGCCCGCCGCCGCGTGCGTCACGATTTCGAGACCATGTTTCCCGCCTGGGGGCATGTCGAGTCGGCGCATTGCTGGTCTGGCATGGTATGTATAGCGCGCGACATGATGCCTTTTGCTGGTGCAGTGCCGGGTCAACCGGGGATGTTCGCCAGCCTGTGCTACCATGGCAACGGTGTGGCGATGGGCAGCTATGCGGGCAAGTTGATGGCAGGGCTGATCATGGGGCAGGGCGACGTGCCTGTTGCGATGGCGCAGCCGCTGTCGCGGTTTCCGCTGGGCCGGTTTCGCCGTGCTGTCATGCCTGCGGCCTATGCTGGATTCATGCTGGCCGATCTGTGA
- a CDS encoding ABC transporter permease subunit has translation MNRLSPFNVVSLTFGFAFLYLPMLILVIFSFNSSKLVTVWAGFSTRWYGTLFQNEAFLDAAWVTLKVAVMSSTLATVLGTMAAYVLVRGGRFLGRTLFSGMIYAPLVMPEVITGLSLLLLFIGIGMDRGVMTIVLAHTTFSMCYVSVVVSSRLSTFDRSLEEAALDLGASQFDAFRLVTLPIIAPAVISGWLLAFTLSLDDLVIASFATGPSATTLPMKIWSSVRLGVSPEINALSSILIGIVTVGVITASLMSKRHAVRVRREEQAAQRAT, from the coding sequence ATGAACCGTCTTAGCCCGTTCAACGTGGTCAGCCTGACGTTTGGTTTTGCCTTCCTCTATCTGCCGATGCTGATCCTTGTGATCTTCAGCTTCAACTCGTCCAAACTGGTGACGGTCTGGGCCGGTTTCTCGACCAGATGGTACGGCACCCTGTTCCAGAACGAGGCGTTTCTGGATGCCGCTTGGGTGACGCTCAAGGTGGCCGTGATGTCGTCCACCCTGGCCACTGTGTTGGGGACAATGGCCGCCTATGTGCTGGTACGCGGCGGGCGCTTTTTGGGCCGCACGCTGTTTTCCGGCATGATCTATGCCCCGTTGGTGATGCCCGAAGTGATCACCGGCCTGTCGCTGCTGCTGTTGTTCATCGGTATCGGCATGGACCGCGGTGTCATGACCATCGTACTGGCGCACACCACATTTTCGATGTGCTATGTTTCGGTGGTTGTGTCGTCGCGCCTGTCGACATTTGACCGGTCACTGGAAGAAGCAGCGCTGGATCTGGGCGCGTCGCAATTCGATGCCTTCCGGCTGGTGACACTGCCGATCATCGCGCCTGCGGTCATATCAGGCTGGTTGCTGGCCTTCACGCTCAGCCTTGATGATCTGGTGATCGCATCTTTTGCCACCGGCCCGTCGGCCACCACGCTGCCGATGAAAATCTGGTCGTCGGTGCGATTGGGTGTCTCGCCCGAAATCAATGCGCTGTCGTCGATCCTGATCGGGATTGTCACGGTTGGCGTTATCACCGCCTCGTTGATGTCCAAACGCCATGCGGTGCGGGTGCGACGCGAAGAACAGGCCGCACAGCGCGCCACATGA
- a CDS encoding ABC transporter permease subunit, with protein MRRFALIAVPYLWLLALFLVPFAIVFKVSLSDTALAIPPYTPTMKDGFGALVSGLDFENFVFLTQDDLYWKAYASSLQIAFFSTIATLLVGYPMAYGMARAPEEWRPTLMMLVILPFWTSFLIRVYAWVGILSTEGFLNQFLLWVGVINEPLTILNTNWAVYIGIVYTYLPFMILPIYAALERLDESLIEAAEDLGCSRFQAFWLVTIPLSRNGIVAGCFLVFIPALGEFVIPSLLGGSGTLMIGKVLFEEFFANRDWPVASAVAVILLLILIIPIILFQRNEQRQQEAEQ; from the coding sequence GTGAGACGTTTTGCCCTGATAGCGGTGCCGTACCTGTGGCTGCTGGCGCTGTTTCTGGTGCCCTTTGCCATTGTGTTCAAAGTGTCCCTGTCCGACACGGCGCTGGCCATTCCGCCCTATACGCCAACCATGAAAGACGGCTTCGGTGCGCTGGTTTCCGGTCTGGATTTCGAAAACTTTGTCTTTCTGACGCAGGATGACCTGTATTGGAAAGCCTACGCCAGCTCGCTGCAAATCGCTTTCTTTTCAACGATCGCAACGCTGCTGGTCGGCTATCCCATGGCTTATGGCATGGCCCGCGCGCCCGAAGAATGGCGCCCGACGTTGATGATGCTTGTGATTCTGCCGTTCTGGACGTCGTTCCTGATCCGGGTCTACGCATGGGTCGGCATTCTCAGTACCGAAGGGTTCCTGAACCAGTTTCTGCTGTGGGTTGGTGTGATCAATGAACCGCTGACCATTCTGAACACCAATTGGGCCGTCTATATCGGCATTGTTTACACCTATCTGCCCTTCATGATCCTGCCGATTTATGCGGCGCTTGAGCGGCTGGACGAAAGCCTGATCGAAGCCGCCGAAGATCTGGGTTGTTCGCGTTTTCAGGCGTTCTGGCTGGTGACAATCCCGCTGTCGCGCAACGGCATTGTGGCGGGCTGTTTTCTGGTCTTTATCCCGGCGCTGGGCGAATTTGTGATCCCGTCGCTGCTGGGCGGCTCTGGTACGCTGATGATCGGTAAGGTTCTGTTCGAAGAATTCTTTGCCAACCGTGACTGGCCCGTGGCCAGCGCCGTGGCGGTGATCCTGCTGTTGATCCTGATCATTCCGATCATCCTGTTCCAGCGCAACGAGCAGCGTCAGCAGGAGGCAGAACAATGA
- a CDS encoding ABC transporter ATP-binding protein: MAQTVFAPWDDPQQKPLIQFVGVTKRFGDFVAIDDLTQDIYEKEFFALLGPSGCGKTTMMRMLAGFEAPTEGAILLAGKDIAGVPPNKRAVNMMFQSYALFPHLTVWDNIAFGLRRSDMPKDAIAARVEEMLKLTRLTKFGRRKPHQISGGQRQRVALARSLAKAPKLLLLDEPLGALDKKLRQDTQFELMDIQETTGTTFVIVTHDQEEAMTVASRVAVMDEGRIIQVATPEKIYEAPNSVYVADFIGDVNILEGTTKANGPESYAVDWGNGPPVTAASVRPFSEGQKAHLAIRPEKIAISAERPPDAVNAVQGKVLDIAYLGNLSTYHVELPTGQVIKAQSANTRRVSRRAYTWEDPVWLSWSATAGVLLES, translated from the coding sequence TTGGCCCAAACCGTATTCGCCCCTTGGGATGACCCGCAGCAAAAGCCGCTGATCCAATTTGTCGGAGTCACCAAACGCTTTGGTGATTTTGTGGCAATCGACGATCTGACACAGGACATCTACGAAAAGGAATTCTTTGCGCTGCTGGGGCCTTCGGGCTGTGGCAAGACCACGATGATGCGCATGCTGGCCGGGTTTGAGGCGCCGACCGAGGGGGCGATTCTGCTGGCGGGCAAGGACATTGCAGGCGTGCCACCCAACAAGCGCGCAGTGAACATGATGTTTCAGTCTTATGCGCTGTTCCCGCATCTGACCGTTTGGGACAACATCGCATTTGGTCTGCGCCGGTCTGACATGCCCAAAGACGCCATCGCCGCCCGCGTCGAGGAAATGCTGAAGCTGACACGGTTGACCAAATTCGGCCGTCGCAAACCGCACCAGATTTCCGGTGGCCAGCGTCAGCGTGTGGCATTGGCGCGGTCCCTGGCCAAGGCGCCCAAGCTGCTGCTGCTGGATGAACCGCTGGGCGCGCTGGACAAAAAGCTGCGCCAGGACACCCAGTTTGAACTGATGGACATTCAGGAAACCACCGGCACCACATTCGTCATCGTCACCCACGACCAGGAAGAAGCGATGACCGTGGCCAGTCGCGTTGCCGTCATGGACGAGGGCCGCATCATTCAGGTGGCCACCCCCGAGAAGATCTATGAGGCCCCAAACAGTGTCTATGTTGCCGATTTCATCGGGGATGTGAACATTCTGGAAGGCACGACCAAGGCGAATGGCCCTGAAAGCTATGCAGTTGACTGGGGCAATGGCCCGCCTGTCACCGCAGCCAGCGTCCGCCCGTTCAGCGAGGGGCAAAAGGCCCATCTTGCGATCCGCCCCGAAAAAATCGCGATCAGCGCCGAACGCCCGCCCGATGCGGTCAACGCCGTGCAGGGCAAGGTCCTGGACATCGCTTATCTGGGCAATCTGTCGACCTATCACGTCGAGTTGCCAACAGGGCAGGTGATCAAGGCGCAATCGGCCAACACGCGGCGGGTTTCGCGCCGCGCATATACATGGGAAGACCCGGTCTGGCTCAGCTGGAGCGCCACCGCCGGCGTGTTGTTGGAGTCGTGA
- a CDS encoding polyamine ABC transporter substrate-binding protein, translated as MTKMMLSTVAALAVMATSALAEEVRVYNWSDYIDEELLAKFEAETGIDLIYDVFDSNEVLETKMLAGSSGYDVVVPSGTFLQRQISAGAFQKLDKSKLPNLGNMWDVISDRVGKYDPGNEYAINYMWGTTGIGVNVEKVKEALGDDAPVDSLALIFDPANMEKLSACGVHFLDAPAEIIPAALNYIGENPDAQDAETIQKAEPVLTAIAPYVQKFHSSEYINALANGDICVAVGWSGDILQARDRAVEADNGVTIEYHAPKEGALMWFDNMAIPVDAPNPDGAHKFLNFIMDAQNMAAASNYVYYANGNLASQEYLVEDVIGDTAIYPDAATLENLYTTSPYDAKTQRVVTRLWTKVKSGT; from the coding sequence ATGACTAAGATGATGCTTAGCACAGTAGCAGCATTGGCTGTTATGGCCACTTCGGCACTGGCAGAAGAAGTGCGCGTTTACAACTGGTCCGACTACATCGACGAAGAACTGCTTGCCAAGTTTGAAGCGGAAACGGGCATTGATCTTATCTATGACGTTTTTGACAGCAACGAGGTTCTGGAAACCAAAATGCTGGCCGGTTCGTCGGGCTATGATGTCGTGGTGCCATCGGGCACTTTCCTGCAACGCCAGATCAGCGCAGGGGCTTTTCAGAAGCTGGACAAGTCGAAGTTGCCGAACCTTGGGAACATGTGGGACGTGATCAGCGACCGCGTTGGAAAATACGACCCCGGCAACGAATATGCGATCAACTACATGTGGGGCACCACGGGTATTGGCGTGAACGTCGAAAAGGTCAAAGAAGCGCTGGGCGATGATGCGCCTGTCGATTCGCTGGCGTTGATCTTTGACCCTGCCAACATGGAAAAACTGTCCGCCTGTGGCGTTCATTTCCTGGATGCTCCGGCGGAAATCATCCCCGCCGCGCTGAATTACATCGGTGAAAACCCCGACGCGCAAGACGCCGAAACCATCCAGAAGGCCGAGCCGGTTCTGACCGCCATCGCGCCCTATGTGCAGAAATTCCACAGCTCGGAATACATCAACGCGCTGGCCAATGGCGACATTTGCGTCGCAGTCGGCTGGTCGGGTGATATCCTGCAAGCACGCGACCGTGCGGTCGAGGCCGACAACGGTGTGACCATCGAATATCACGCGCCGAAAGAAGGTGCGCTGATGTGGTTCGACAACATGGCGATTCCGGTGGATGCACCGAACCCGGACGGGGCGCACAAGTTCCTGAACTTTATCATGGACGCGCAGAACATGGCGGCGGCGTCGAACTATGTCTATTACGCCAACGGCAATCTGGCGAGCCAGGAGTATCTGGTTGAAGACGTGATCGGTGACACGGCGATCTATCCCGATGCCGCGACGCTGGAAAACCTGTATACGACGTCGCCTTATGACGCAAAAACACAGCGCGTCGTCACGCGTTTGTGGACCAAGGTCAAATCGGGCACCTGA
- a CDS encoding GntR family transcriptional regulator yields MNASLKKEALQNGAETRALTAKTPAHQAVYTKLRDAVLFGDLAPGQPITIQGLTTMLDAGMTPVREAIRKLTAEGALVMQGNRRASVPVLDLHTLEQLEFMRLNLEPELAFRATSHISADDIATLTAIDNGLNHAISAGDISGYLRLNHAFHTALYAVAQAPILAQFAGALWLRFGPSLRVVCGRFGTSNLPDKHAELLEALTLGDADAARDAIAEDICQGMVQVRAALTEDPAPR; encoded by the coding sequence ATGAATGCATCGCTGAAAAAAGAGGCGCTCCAGAACGGGGCAGAAACCCGGGCCCTGACCGCCAAGACGCCCGCCCACCAAGCGGTCTACACCAAATTGCGCGATGCGGTGTTGTTCGGTGATCTGGCGCCCGGTCAGCCGATCACGATTCAGGGTCTGACAACAATGCTGGACGCAGGCATGACACCAGTGCGTGAAGCGATCCGCAAGCTGACCGCCGAAGGCGCGCTTGTGATGCAAGGCAATCGTCGCGCGTCAGTGCCGGTGTTGGACTTGCATACGCTGGAACAGCTTGAATTCATGCGATTAAATCTTGAGCCAGAGTTGGCATTTCGCGCAACTTCGCATATTTCGGCTGACGATATTGCGACGCTGACAGCCATCGACAACGGGCTGAACCACGCCATTTCAGCGGGGGATATCAGCGGGTATTTGCGTCTGAACCATGCCTTTCATACTGCCCTATATGCCGTCGCACAGGCGCCAATACTGGCGCAATTCGCTGGTGCGCTCTGGCTGCGTTTCGGGCCCTCTTTGCGTGTGGTCTGTGGTCGGTTTGGCACCTCCAACCTGCCGGACAAACATGCCGAGCTGCTCGAAGCACTGACACTTGGCGACGCCGATGCCGCGCGCGACGCCATCGCCGAAGACATTTGCCAAGGGATGGTGCAAGTGCGCGCCGCGTTGACCGAAGACCCTGCGCCACGGTGA